GGGAGTTAAAGGCAGATTTCTTGCGAGTCCAGGTTCTTCAAGAAAGGTATCTGAGGCAGACCCTAGCAAATTAGGTGCAGCCACCATTCTGCTGTGGAAATTCAAcaagaaatgcatttgaaagaGTACACAGGTGACCTACAGGCAGCTGCTCAGGAGAGGGGAATTGACCAGAAAGGAGCAATGTTAAAGTAAAGAAGGAATGGGATGAAAATTACTTGGTGTGCCCTGCTCATGGCTATTCCTGCCTCTGAGATGCCATGACAGTGAATGGCCTTATTACAGACAAGCTTTGGGGATGGGCACACACTCCCCCcgccagaaaaaaaaattcctgcagTCAGAGTGTGAGTGCGATTTTAAATTGGGTTTAGATGAAGTTTAGCTACAGAGTAAAACGGGAATTCACACACTAACAATGTTACGGGGGAAGTGAGAGGCTTGCATCCTCTACCAGTTACTGCTACATGTAAACTGGCTTAGTGCTACGGGCTTGTTCTAGCCTTAGCACTGAGAGCTGGCAGATACAGCTCAGACATGAAGCAAGGCGTGTGGTTGGAGAAGATGAACACTTTGTGTGTACAGGTTTTAGTTAGACTGGGGTCTAGTGACAAGCAAAGGAGGGGGTGCAACACTTACACGGAGGATTAAAATGTAGGGGAAGGTGATGGGGgagaacaaaagcattttaatggTAACGCCCAAGCAGCAGGTAACCTCGAGAAAAGCCTGGCCTTAGCTAAAGGTTAACCACCTCTGGGCTGGGctcttctgcctttccccaCGTGCCCACTGCTCACTATCACAGCTCACCCGTGCCCTTTGGGTTCAGAGGACGCGGGCAGCAGAAGTACCAAAGGCCAGGCACAATTCTTCTGGGGTAACACAGACCTAAGCCTCTCCCCCCCATTCGAGGAGAGCAGGTTCTTACCCTGATGAACACATTGTGTGGCAAAGGTCTCCTCTAGCTGCTGTTTCAGGTACTCACATGGCAGGGGAACCCCCTCGCCACGGAGTCGGATGAATGCAGAGTTAAGTGATAAGAAATCACCTCCTAATAATATCAACCCCAAAGGCTGCCTGGCCTTTGACTGAAGTTACCAAACTATTGCTGTCTCACAGAACTTCCAGCTGCGCTTTGCCCAGGATCAGGGTAGTCAGCCATGCAGTGAGGAAGGGCCTCGGAGCGCTCCTGGGGGGGGATAAATTACCAGCAGtctgattttgtttggttggaataaatttatttcatctGTCTGTAAACAAGGTGTTTTTTAATAGTTATGGCATTTTTTGAAATGCATATTAAATCAGATGAGTTAGACTGTATCCCAGATGTAACAAAgtgcagggaaagaaatggaCAAATCAGCAACAAGAATTTGTTTAAATCTGTACATTATCCACAAGGCCCAACAACAGAAGCAAATACTAGAATGTCCCTAAAGTAGTGCCGTTCCAAAGAAACCCTCCTAGTCAGTTAAAATCCATCTCACAATAGcaacagttcattttttttttttgaacaataGTATGGCACagaatacatattaaaaaattcATCACAAGACAGCCAAGTCAGTTATTCCAACCAACACCATCTCCCCTTTATTCTTTTGTGTACAGTTCTGCAGTTCTCTCTAATGGACATACAAGTCAGTGCCGTGCCTGAACTGGGAGGCTGGTTACAGACGTTTCAGATGACTAGTGCACAAGGCAGTTCACTCCATAATTTCTGCAGCAAGGGTGTGACAGGCcaaatgaagattttaaaatttgaaatggCATAATTTTGACAGTTTAGCTTTCAAACTACCAACCTTCATCCAAACAGTGGCTTCAGAGCAGCAACACTCCTGACCAGTAAGTGAGCTGGCAGAAAGACTGGAGTCAGTCAGAGCTCCCAGTGTAGCTGAAGGTGGCAGTTTTCCACAATGACATTGCagtttcatattaaaaaacaaaaacaacaacaaaaaaaaacccccacgaCCCCCAAGCTGCAAATTAAAATTGGTCCTATGAAAAACTGAAACCAGACACACTCCAGATGGTTATGGTGGGATATCTACTGTCCATAATGGCAGCCTTTTACAATTCAACTACAGAACAggagctggcaaaaaaaaaaaaaaaaaaaaaagtgcctgagCTATTGCAGTGATGGAATGTCTGGGGCTTCGTTCAGGATGGTGGCTGTAAGGTCATGGGAGGAAGTGCAGCTGTACCCTTCCTAGTTTTGTGATTGCACTTGTTGAGCAGGACAAGCTTCAGACACCAcgagttaaaaataaaagacttaAGCCTACGGTGAAGTGCAATGACAAAACTAACGTAACGTTAATAGCTTCTGAGTGGCAAATTGGTTCAACAAACCAGGCACTATAAAAAGGCGTGTAAGCAAACAactgtggatttaaaaaaaaaaagaaaaatagagggaCAGAAGTAAAGATATGCAtgcacttttttcctcccaaccATGCTCTATGAAAGGAAGACTAGTGAGCTGTGTAATTGCTCAAAGTGCTGAAGAGGCATTGATCAAATTAGATTGTACAATCGGCACCTTGTTTAGTATTTAAGTTGGTTTAGTTGTCAATATCACACTAATTGCTAAGACAAAGCAAAGCCTACACGTGGCGTATTCCCCTCCCAAGAGTTTTTCAAGGTATCATGCATATCATCTGTGTGGTGCAGTAATGGTGCCAGGTGTGGGACTTGGTTACATACAGTGGTTAACATATAAATGAACAAAGGGGAACTGGAATTATGACATCGGGGAATGggtaaataaaaaacacaaactaCCATCTACAGTCTGGTAGCACTGAACAGAACTGGGTGGTGGTGAAGACAGTTGCTAGGTGGATGGGGAGAGGCTGCTTAGACGTCAGACCTCCTCAGGTATAAAGCCAGTTCATATGCTTTCTTGTTGAGTGTCCCTCCATGGACACCTTCCTTTCCCATGACTATAACCAATGCTGGAGTacacaaggaaacaaaacagaaatgaacagaattaaaagaaaaaaaaaaaaccaaaaacacctTTCCCCACCAACAAAGGGATACAAAGGAGACACAGGTTCATACCCCATCACCCTGCATTGCTAGTAAAGTTTCCAGAATGTAAGGTTTAAAGCTCACCACCAGGAAAGTTTAATAGCAATCTTCCCCTAATACTTAACAGTCTGCCTAGCAACTAGAACCCAGAGTCTCTCAAGTATTTTGCCATTGAGTATGCCTTCTTATTCAATCCGCCTCCATGGACCCCTTCTTTGCCCATTACAAAGACCaagactgaaagagaaaagaaaaaagttttaaaaagagtGTGTTAGACAAGGAAATAATGCAAGTTTTAGGCAGCGCAATAAACACACTCAAATTCAAGATGCAGTACTTGGGTATCGAGCTAGTTTAACAGGAGTTTTGTAAAAACACAGATGTGGACAGGGCTGGGAGAAGGCACGGGTTACCCTCAGGGATAGTACACAACTATGTAAGTCATAAGAAAAATGCCACCAGCTATCTCAAAAAAGCATCCCAGTGCCTCTCCACCATCAGCACCATCCATCGTCACCCAGCCAGGAAACCCTGGctgcatcttaaaaaaacaagggggaaaaaacccctgTTGTCAGGGGCAAAAGTAGTAGCATATGTAGAACTGTGACTCTGAAGAGCAGAAGAGGGAATATTCTTATATTCTTATCTGCAGTGGTTGTTACTGGTGTAAGAACCAGAGTAACCGCCTTGGTACTACCAAAAAACCCACGGGTCAGACACAGGCTCAGACTTTTCAGGCAACACTACAACTACAAAACACACTTTTTGTGCAAGACAAAAGGCAGGGCAGATTTTAACGCCGACCCTCTCTCTAATCCCACGATTTCGGTGAAGTGTCCCAGCTGTCTGGCGACCAGGAACATCCCAGGGCTCCTCAGCCGCTGGCCCGTGCGCGCTGCCGGCAGAGGTCAGCAGCAGGTACGCACACAACCACGGCGATTGTTCCCCCAGCAAAACTGTCCCTGGGAACGCTGCAGCCCAGCCCGCCTGCAGGTGACTAATCTCCATCGCCCTGTGCTCACAAAGAGCCGAGGGCAGGCAGCTCTCGCTGTGGGCAGCAGAGGCACAACTCTGCTTGTTTCACCTCAGTGCTGCAACGTTCTTCCTGTGCCGCTGCCACCCGGCTTCAGCCCACAGACAAGTTTggggctggtttgggttttatGCTTGTAAGCAGAAATTTGTTGCTCCCCAATTTGTTCTACAGCGACCCCAAAGTGCTAGGCCAGATATCCTGAACACAAGGCACACTGCTCGTAGCCAGTGTTGTGAGGCACATTTTTTATATCCAAACCTAGTGCCTTCCTCATACTATGTTTTACCACAAGTTAAATGAGGAGCACAAGGAGGAGGTGTAACTAGCATAAAGCAAGTTTCTCAGGGATACCAACTTGGACGGGCTTTTTTGCCTGAAGACAGACTTCAGAGCTCAATAGGAAGTGCAAGAAGAGTTAGCACAGAACTTGTTAAAGGCCAGTAGGAGTAGCTCATACCAGGAATTCACATCTTTGCAGAATAAACTTTCCGTTGAGAAGTTCACAATGAAAAAGCCAGTTTCACTACCATAATGATAGTGAATGGTTAATAACCATAATGGTTATTAACTGACCCTCACGGTATCCTACTGTAAGCCTGAGATACCAAGTTCTTGCACACTTGGCAAGCTCACTTCAGGCCCTAGTCTGATCTTCCACGCTTGTCAGGGATCTGTTTAACCATTTCACAGCCCAGTGCCCAGCTGCGATCACGGGTGGGAACAGGGACAAGGGTGACACTGGGGCAGAAATCCAGTTAGTCAGGCAGACCACTGCCACCCACCCCCTCACGCCACTTCCTGACATTAACCACCAAACACAGGTGCCCGGTTTCCTTAACAGCTGGAGCCTATGCTTGGGGTGATCTTAGTTCAGTGATCTGCAAGTGAAGAAAATCATGCTTACCTCGGCCAGCTCTGCCTACAGCAACATTGTATGTCGGCTCACCACCTTGACTCTTTGTCCTGATGTCCATTGTGCAGTCGCCATCGACATACAGGCTATCTCTGATCACAGAGCACTTCTTTGCACCAAGGGTCAGACCATTGGTGAAGAAACCCTCTCGGTCTTTTCCTACAATCATATCTATTTCTACTGGctgtcaaagaaaaaagtccAGAGTTAGCACGGCAGTATTTTGTCGCTTAATTTCTATTTAGAAAGCGTCCTGTCTCCCACCGAGAGGCTCAGACAGTCCATttcccccagctcccaccaggAAGTGCCCCAGAACACAGGGCTTTGTTAGCCACAGTTTGTACCGCGCTGGTTTGTTGCCACCGCACGCAGCGGAACCGCTGCCAGGCCCAGGCCCGCGGTGCCCCTCGGACCCGGCTCTCACTGAGGGGGGTACGGCACGACCGGGGCCGTTCAGCCCGGGCTACACGTGTCCGGGCGGCTGCAGGCGGCAGGCCAGGCGCTGACCGTGCGGCGCCGAGGAGCCTGCCAGCGCCTGTCCCTGCGCCACCGGGGACCGAGCTCGGCCCTCGGGGAGCGGCGGCACCGCGCGGGGCACCTCCCGGGACGCGGCGGCCGAGCCGCGCTCTGCAGCAGCGtgcccgcggcccggcccggccccgcgccgcagTGCCGGCGGGCCTCGGCTGTGCGGCTGCGGGCGGGCGCGCCGCCATTCCCCTCTGCGTGAGGCAGAGCACAAGGCCCGggcgggggccgcggccgcgggggtcgggcggcggcgcggcccggggaggcggggggaggccgcgggcccggccgccgcAAAGTGCAGCGTCACggcgggcccggccgccccAATCACGGCCCAGCACtgcgcggccgccgccgcgggcccgcccggccccagccccgctaccgggccccgccgcgcccggaGCGGGGCGCGGCGCTGGCGGCCCGGGCACTGCCCGCGCCGCACGGCCCGGAtgcgcgggcggcggggccccgcagcgccgggcgggcggcgggggcgaaGGACGGGcaggggcgggggcggggagggaggaatCAATGGCAGTGCGCCATCTTGGCGGTGAGCAACATGGAGCCAGCGGCGCGGTGGGCATTCACGAACGCCTCCTACGCCGCGCACGTAAGCCTCGCCGCAGCGCCGGGCCCGGGCGGCCCCACGCAGGCCCCGCCGCGCGCGGCCTCTCCCGCCCCCGCGGCGGCACCGGCGGCCCCACGGGCGGGCCCCGCCGCATCGGGCCGCAGCCGCGGcgccccccccctgcccccgccccgggaaGAGCCCCCTCTCCCGCGGCCGCGGCGCCGCCGGCAGCCGCAGACAAAAAGGCGGCGCGGGCGGCCCGGCCCCTCGGCGGCGCGCGGGCtcgctgccccccccccgccgccgggcccgccgccgccttcccccgccgccccgcaaGGTGCCcccgggcgccgccgccgccgccgcgccccgccgctaacggccgcgccgcgctcccgcggggccgggccggcgccTCGGGCGGGCTCGCCCTTCCCCGCTCCCGCTCCccgcctgccccgccgccgccctcaCCGTGATGCTCTGGAAGATGCCGCCGGCCGTGGCTGCCCAGACGTACTTGGCGTCGCAGTAGCCCACAATGGCGGCCTCCTGGCAGCAGCCATCGCACATCAGGTTGTCCACGTAGCTCTGCCAGCCGGCCATCTTCGCGCGGGCGGCGGTGGGGGcgagcggggcgggcggcgaggcgcgggccgggcggcgggcggTGGCGCTGGGCGAGGCGGTCCcgtccctctcctctctctcgCTCTCTCCCTCCTCGACGGCGGAGCGGAGCCGAGCGCTGCAGCGAGCGGCgcggcccagcccagccctccgCGCTGCCGGCGCCGAGGGGCGGACGGGAGGAGGGGCGCGGCCCagcgccgccccccgcgccgcccggcTCCGCGCGGCCGAGCGGGGaacggcggggccgcggcgcctTCCTCCGGGCGGCGGAGCGCGCAACGGTggggtcccggtcccggtcccggtcccggtctCGGTTCGGTCCCGCCCGGCCCTCGGCAGGCAGgtgcggcggggcccggggctgCTGCGGGAGGCCCGGCCCTCCCCGGCGGGAGGGGAGAGCGCTGCCGGCGCCGCCGGACCCGCGCGGGACCCGTGCACCCCCGCCGCGGCAGGGCCGGCCGCCCCCTCGGcccgccgcccccagccccggtggGCCGCGGCGgtgccgcccgcccgccgccggtgcccggagcgcggcggggcccAGGGTGGACACTGGCCGCCGCACCGCCGCCTCCCCTCGGCCCGAGGTCGGGCAGAGCCGAACGTTGCTCTCCCGGCCGGCGCCTGGGTGAAGCCCCGGTGTTTTTcggggctggggaagcaggTTCACGGCGGTGGTTcgcgggagcggagcggggcgctCCCAGGGCCTGCTCCGCTGGGCCGGGGGCTGAGGGGCTCCGCGCCCCGGGCCTggctggggggggcagcgggagccCCGCTGGTTGCActggtgttttatttctgtgcgTTTCATGTCTTCTTTAGCATCACTGGCAGCTGTGCGTGCCCTTGGGAAGGTGCTGCTGGTGACGCTGCTGGTAGCTGGCCGTgctctgctgccctgcctgcctccctgaGCTGAACCGACGTCCCGGCAACGCAGTAAgagaatttctgtttcaaatcGCTCATCTTGCGTTAAGTTGGTGGGCTCCCCACCTCAGACGGTACTGCCTGTTGTATTTCATTTATGCGTGGTTTTGTAAGTGGTGATTTCAGGTTTTATTCTTCCAGGTTCCACCAAGTTTCTGTTGAAATAATTTAGTTTCCATGTTCCTTTGTAAGATGTCCAGGTCCGATACCAGTATTTTGCTGCATTGATATCTGGCCTTGGCCAGGATCACTGCTCGGAAGATTTGTCCTGCTACATGTTGCAGGAATGTTCAGCTGCAACTTTAAGGGCATGTGTTAGGGCAGTGGCTCTGTCTTGCTTAACATTGAAGTTGGAGTGGGGGGGTCACCTTCTGTTTGAGCAGGGTGGTTTGGCCTTACTTGGTGTCTGGGAAACGGAGACAAGTGGGATGTGAAGCGGCTGTCCGTGTAATTAACTTTGAAGCTTGAATTCAGGAAGTTAGATCTTACACCTGAATGTGCCAAGGCATAGTATACACTGATTGAATCTGCCTTTTCCTGAGGTTATATCCCCCAGGAAGAGTGTTCACCAGGTATTTATGATGAATATCCCTACAGCATACTTCAGGGTGTTCTTAGTCCTTTTAAAACCTAGTTCAGGTGTAACGAGATTGTGTGTTGTTTAGATACTAATAGAGATTGCTTATATTACTAGATACTTACAAAAGAGCTTAGTTGCATCTTTTAGCTTACTTCCATAagtattttctctattttattttcacagcgCCTTTCCCTCTCTGAATTTGGACAGCACTAGAGCTTTGCTTTATCCTTTTCTGGCCGTCCATGTATACCAAAAATGTCCTCGTGTTGTTGTACCTACCAGTGAGTTACAGGCTTTaaatttgctttcagctttttaaacagCTAAAGCTTTTTGTGACGTTTGGGTTGCCTTCATCATCCTCTCTCCACAGATTCCTTCCATGAGAAGGATAAAAACTTCTGTGTGAAGCTGCCGTTGAGGGccacttctcttttttaatgctCTTGTGGAGGAGGTCCCAGTTTAACACTGTTACTTGCACGGAATGGAATGGCATACATCTGTCTTAAATGAACACGAGACTGATGGGTTCATTGTTTTTAGAGTTCAGCCAAAATGTGTCTGGTTTTTGTCTATAtggggtttggattttttgttggtttttgcaAGCTGCGATAAGGATtccaaattatttcactttaatAAGTGGATTTAATAAATATAGAGGCAGATACCACCTGAACCCAGGGGCAGGCCTTGGGAATTCTGGAGCTGCCTGTTTGCTGGTGTCGTTACCCTTTGATGAATGAGAGGTGGGCTTCGCGTGGACAGCAGGCTGCTCGGTGCAAGCGTGGGGGTATCTCACACGAGAACCTGGGGGTCTCCAGGGCTTTAGCCAAAGGCTGCGCCTCTTCCCTGGAGGTATCTCGCGTGCGTCCTGCCACGCGTTtgcccagcccctctgcccgaGGACCGAGCGTGCATTTCTGAGCCCTCGTGACCTGATGTCCAGTTCTGTTTGGTGGGAGGTGGAGACCCAGCGGTTGCTgccagctgggagctgggcCGAGCCTGGGGGGCAACGCTGCTACATCAGCAGCCggctgtgattaaaaaaaatcacatttttttaatagctgcaTAAACCAAGTGATCGGTAGTGTGAGTGCTGTTTTGGTGAGCAGATTGTGTCAGCAATACAAGGACTACAGTTGTCTGCTTTTAGTGATTTAAATGGGAAATAACTGCACTGAAGTCTGGGATCTCCTGAACATAAATGGATGGACAAGAGTAAAGGATTTGCCGCCTGCTTGGTAGCTCAGCTTTGGTTGTGTTATTTGTGAAGTAACTCTAGTAATATGTTTGGAAAGTGAAGTCCAAAGTGGGTTACAGTTATTTAATGTTATGAAACCACCAGATAGCTTGTATCATTTGCAATTTAGCAGTCACCAGtgctttttctaaaaatcataatcctttaattctgttttcactaTCGGGTGCCTCATTTGGTCGTGTTCTATGTTACACAATCATTATATTGCTACTTGTATAAACACTGTTGCAACCTTTGAGACTGTTTGATTTGAGAAAATAAGGATGTGCTCTGCATGTTAAAGGCTGTACAAGAGAGGagttccagttttatttttagctatGAGTCTTAATTGGAATCTGAGACATTTGTTAAATGAAGGATTTGtatgtaaacaaaaatattgctgttaaAATTGATAGATGTAGTGGGTCATTTTAACGTCAGTACCTGGACTGATGTAGGAAATGGTGCTGTCTGGACGTAAGTGATACATGTATGATAAATAGTTGCTGAATCgtggttttgtgtattttagtCTCTTCTACATTCTGCCTGGTAGTTCTTTCTGGAAGGTATTTGCAGGCTACAGccacagtttggttttttttatgcgGCTTGTAACATTTATTAGTCTTTTTGCTTTGGTTCAGAACTTTGTCTAAAATTTATGTTGGATCACatctaagaaaaataatcatttgaaagaattttaaagtaCGGACTGTGCTTAGCCAGAGTGTACTATTTATGGCTTGTGAGAAACTTGACTGCTTTTATATTAGTAACATGAAAGTTGAAATTGGCCAAAAACTTGAAGGAGGGCATGTATTTTGTTAGTAAAATAACTTGCAGTTTTCTGTCAGGCTTTGTAACtaccagagctgctgctgtgctcgGGTTGGTAGGACGGCCAAGGGTAAGATTTCTTACGATGTCCCAGGCTCTGCCTGTTCCACACCAAACTGGCCCGTTTGGAGACAACTGTAACCAGCCCGTGTGTGCAGACGGGAAGGGCACGTGGCCGTCAGCAGGACGCAGCTTGGCTCTTTGTGGAAGCTGGACTTCACAGAGCCAGGGCTCGCTCGGTGCGTCGCTGGTCTCCGTCGTTGCCGCTGTTGCCGTCGGGTTGCGGTGCTGCTCTGGTGACTTCCTCCCCAGACCGTGCTGGATTTCCTGTGGCAGTCTTTCTCTTTACCACAAGTGCTTTCGGAAGTGCTGAGGGTAAAACCCATTTAGAAGTGTTACGAGTTAGCAGATTCACTTCTGCTGATTAAAAGCCAAGACGCTTGGAGCAGTCTGTCTCGTGACCTCCTGGTGATGGCTAGAAAAGGGGTTTGCAGGGTCCTGCCGCAGCTTCCGAGGGGCTTGGCTGAAAAACAAGGAAACCACCAGAGGCTGGGATGAGTGTTAGCTAGAAATAAATGGTAAAAAGGACATATTAATGAGCTGAAAACTTGAAGCTAGCTTTGAAAAATACGGTGATACAAAATGCAACAATCATTAGATTAAGACCCCGATGCAAAGTTTTATTGCGTAGCTACAGCTGTGCATGGAAAATGTCCTGTCTGGTGCTAGCACAGCTGTGGTTGTGCTACAAAGGGCCCTGTACAACAGCGCTTGCAACCACCCAGAAGGCTGTGGAATAAAGGTGCTTTTCTGGCATATCTTGCATCGTTTGGAAAGGTGGTTTGACTCCATGTGCGGATGAGAGTTTCGTCTCCACAGAGGAGGCTTGCCTGGTGTGGTTTTACCAGTACAGATAGCTCAGCAAAGCCTTTGTCCTTCTAAGGATTACTTAGGCAAGCAGTTAAGAAGAATTTCCCTTCCTTATCATTTATTTAGCCATCAAATTCAAATATAACAAACctaaaatgtaacttttaaaatcagatgtaAACTTGGGGGTATTGCTGTGTCAGATGATAAGGGTATGAGATTGCTGCCATGTAAGTGGCTTCCAGAAATGCTTTACATCTGTGGAAGGACAATTCTTTGTGGATCTGATTTATAGACTGGCCAAAGCACTAAAAAAGATGTCTGAAATCATGGAACTTTGCTCAGCTTTTGGATGTTTAAGGTAAGTTCTTGATCTCACCGGTGgccaacaaaaaataaaccttaaTCCAAGAAATTAAAGTTAAATTCTTACTTGGACAGGAAGTCTCCGGTTCATAATGGTGTCTTCGGTGAGAGTCCCTGTGTGGGTGAGATGTGTGGAATTAGGCCTGTGTGACCCAGCTTTCTGTGCATTCAGATTTGTCAGACAGGCTCCTCGCTGTACTTAGGTCctgcagtattttgttttgctttaaatgtaGCAGACAGAACTCAAATAGGTGGCCCTCTGTGAGCTTCTCAATGATGAAACAAGGGTATGTGCTGTGAAATGCAGTGAGTTTGTGGGTAGCTTGACACCTAGCTTGTGTTTCTCTGGCTCACAGTTTCTTTATGTGGCTGGTTTTGAACCGCTCTCTGCTGCTTGTTCAGGTCTGGCCAGGGGACTCTGAAGCTGTGTTCGATATGTTATTTTCCTCACTAAGCTTTCCTTCAGTGACAGTGTCTGGAAGTATGTCTGCCTGGGGGATAGTTCATCCTCTGATTACAAATGATTTTGCTGTTGATCCTTGTTATTTGTCAAAAGTCCAAAGGATTTTTGGATCACAGATACATAAATTTATCTGTTGTATATAATTTCTACCCAAAACATtcactgtctgcaaaagcaTTTAATAATAATTCTGAAGTATAAAAAGCCATCTTTTCCCAGATAAATTATACAGTTCCAACCTTATAATGCTCTGTAAATTcacaaatatatattattttttgagTGAAGCAGAAATGgctaaatgtttttctttttttttttttttgcaattctttttttaatgtactacCGAATTTCTCTCTAGCCACCAAGTACTTGATTCTAGCTATGAGTAGCAAACTGCCTGCTGTCAGCTCACCAAAGAAGAGccaatatatgtatatttaatattcagaatatttttgtgttaatttttgATAATTGAAGTACTACTTCGTTTCAGCACCCAGATAATTATTTCAGCTGTAGCTGTAGTGCTTTTCTCTCAATTACATCTAGTCAAACAAATATCACATTTTTGAGAAACAAAGTATATGAAAATGATTCTGCTAAAATTTGTCTACATAATCACAAAAGAAGAtcaaagaaaagttttaaaatgcatgagTTTATGTGCTTAGAAAAGGTGTACTCAGTCTGAAAGTCCAATACTGCCGAACCGTAGAGCAGCCACTCTGGTGTGGATGGAAGTAAACGTTAAGAATCTAAAAATGGGAGGAACGGGGAGAAGTAGAATTGAGTAAGGGGAAAACAGCCTCAAAATGGTGTTGTTTCATTTagaacattttctcttctttttaaatacctcaCTGAAGGAAACAAATCATACCGTGTCTCGGCCAAACAGCTGTTCATTGTGAAAAGCAAGCGTGCTGAAAGCGTTATGGGGAAGGAAGGCTGCAGAGGACCGTGGGGCTGAGGCAGGTCTCCTTCAGCATCACCCAGGGACACCTGGTAGGTGGCTTCAGGAGGTCAGGCCTTGGGCTGTGTGCCGCCCTCGTTGGTGGGTTGTGCCCCCA
This DNA window, taken from Nyctibius grandis isolate bNycGra1 chromosome 8, bNycGra1.pri, whole genome shotgun sequence, encodes the following:
- the PFN2 gene encoding profilin-2 isoform X2 encodes the protein MAGWQSYVDNLMCDGCCQEAAIVGYCDAKYVWAATAGGIFQSITPVEIDMIVGKDREGFFTNGLTLGAKKCSVIRDSLYVDGDCTMDIRTKSQGGEPTYNVAVGRAGRALVIVMGKEGVHGGTLNKKAYELALYLRRSDV
- the PFN2 gene encoding profilin-2 isoform X1 — protein: MAGWQSYVDNLMCDGCCQEAAIVGYCDAKYVWAATAGGIFQSITPVEIDMIVGKDREGFFTNGLTLGAKKCSVIRDSLYVDGDCTMDIRTKSQGGEPTYNVAVGRAGRVLVFVMGKEGVHGGGLNKKAYSMAKYLRDSGF